In Salisediminibacterium beveridgei, one DNA window encodes the following:
- a CDS encoding YebC/PmpR family DNA-binding transcriptional regulator: MGRKWSNIKEKKAARDKNVSRIYAKFGRKIYMVAKDGEPDPESNQALKFVLEQAKTYNVPKHIIDKAIDKAKGGGEESYDELRYEGFGPDGSMLIVDALTNNVNRTASEVRAAFGKNSGNMGVSGSVAYMFEQNAVIGIADVSAEDVMEWLMEADLDARDILEEDNQVIIYTAPEEFHVVQEALKQAGVTEFTVAEFEMLPQTETQLPNEESKEKFEKLVDALEDLDDVQQVYHNVDLN, translated from the coding sequence ATGGGACGTAAATGGAGCAACATTAAAGAAAAAAAGGCAGCACGCGATAAGAACGTCAGTCGTATCTATGCGAAATTCGGACGGAAAATTTATATGGTGGCAAAAGACGGCGAGCCCGATCCGGAGTCAAATCAGGCGTTGAAATTCGTATTGGAGCAGGCAAAAACGTACAATGTGCCAAAGCATATCATTGACAAGGCCATTGATAAGGCAAAAGGCGGTGGGGAAGAAAGTTATGACGAACTTCGCTACGAAGGATTTGGACCCGATGGCTCAATGCTTATCGTGGACGCTCTGACGAATAACGTCAACCGCACCGCAAGTGAAGTGAGAGCTGCTTTTGGAAAGAACAGCGGCAATATGGGAGTCAGTGGATCGGTTGCATATATGTTTGAACAAAACGCCGTCATCGGTATTGCGGACGTGTCTGCTGAAGACGTTATGGAATGGCTGATGGAAGCGGATCTTGATGCCCGTGATATTCTCGAAGAAGACAACCAGGTCATTATTTATACAGCACCTGAGGAGTTTCATGTCGTGCAGGAAGCACTGAAGCAGGCAGGTGTGACTGAATTTACAGTCGCGGAATTCGAAATGCTGCCGCAAACAGAAACGCAATTGCCGAATGAGGAAAGTAAAGAAAAATTCGAAAAGCTGGTTGACGCTCTTGAAGACCTTGATGATGTCCAGCAGGTTTATCACAATGTGGATTTAAACTGA
- a CDS encoding alpha/beta fold hydrolase — protein MLYYKTYPHESSKEWVTFVHGAGGNSATWYKQIKAYRQHFNVLLVDLRGHGRSQSKKWSKNDSFKDIATDIKEVLDYEQIQSTHMIGISLGTIVIQTFSHLYPDRLTSMILGGAVVHVNLRTNILINLGNMTKHVIPYMWLYKFFAWVIMPKSNHLESRVAFVSQAKKMYQKEFIRWFKLTRAINPFLSRLQRNFNGIPTLFVMGDEDYLFLPPVEDLIRTGKGLTLEIVPNSGHVCNIDQADYFNNSTIAYINKLKQTIHDR, from the coding sequence ATGCTCTACTATAAGACCTATCCACATGAATCCAGCAAAGAATGGGTTACCTTCGTGCATGGTGCAGGCGGAAACTCCGCTACCTGGTATAAACAAATTAAAGCGTATCGACAGCATTTCAACGTACTGCTCGTTGATTTACGCGGTCACGGGCGCTCCCAATCAAAAAAATGGTCTAAAAATGACAGCTTCAAAGACATTGCGACAGATATAAAAGAGGTGCTTGATTACGAACAGATTCAAAGCACACATATGATCGGCATCTCCCTTGGAACCATCGTGATTCAAACCTTCAGTCATCTGTACCCGGATCGACTTACATCGATGATTCTCGGTGGTGCCGTTGTGCATGTGAATCTGCGAACCAATATCCTGATCAACTTAGGCAATATGACCAAACATGTTATTCCATACATGTGGCTCTATAAATTCTTTGCATGGGTCATCATGCCAAAGAGTAATCACCTCGAATCACGGGTGGCATTCGTCTCGCAGGCCAAAAAGATGTATCAAAAAGAATTCATCCGCTGGTTTAAGCTCACCCGGGCCATCAACCCATTTCTTTCAAGACTCCAACGGAATTTTAACGGCATTCCCACATTGTTTGTCATGGGAGATGAAGATTACCTGTTCCTCCCTCCGGTGGAAGATCTGATCCGAACCGGCAAAGGATTAACACTTGAAATCGTTCCAAATTCAGGCCATGTATGCAATATTGATCAGGCGGACTACTTCAACAATTCAACCATCGCTTACATTAATAAACTGAAACAAACCATTCATGATCGATAA
- a CDS encoding class I SAM-dependent methyltransferase: protein MAVYGKLSVEVYDVDKPIGFSFGDLEFYSERLKDISGPVLEPACGNGRILIPLQEANFNIEGFDNSREMLILCRHHAKERGTAIRVNHEDMTHVSLNKSYAAIILPAGSFLLIHDRETAIKVLEKFMASLMPNGRLIFDVFLPDCLTPGYISTRRFHLPAGDLITLESKLIEANQINQTLLYHHRYEKWYEQRLVDTELEEFRIRWYGLEELRLQLEKLGFVDVSFSADYDYGKTPQKGTGMITVEAVKPGE from the coding sequence ATGGCGGTCTACGGTAAACTGTCTGTGGAAGTGTATGATGTCGATAAACCCATCGGATTTTCCTTCGGTGATTTGGAATTTTATAGCGAGAGACTAAAAGACATTTCGGGCCCTGTTTTGGAACCAGCTTGCGGAAATGGAAGAATATTGATTCCTCTCCAGGAAGCAAATTTCAATATTGAAGGATTTGACAATTCCAGGGAAATGCTTATTTTGTGCCGGCATCACGCAAAGGAGCGGGGGACTGCCATTCGTGTGAACCATGAGGACATGACGCATGTCAGCTTGAACAAATCCTACGCGGCGATCATCCTGCCTGCAGGCTCCTTTTTGCTGATTCACGACAGAGAAACAGCCATCAAAGTGCTGGAGAAATTCATGGCCAGTCTCATGCCAAATGGTCGATTGATCTTTGATGTGTTCCTGCCTGACTGCCTGACCCCCGGCTATATTTCCACACGGCGTTTCCACTTGCCTGCTGGTGATTTAATCACACTCGAATCAAAACTGATTGAAGCAAATCAGATCAATCAGACACTCTTGTATCATCACCGCTATGAAAAATGGTACGAGCAGAGGCTTGTGGATACAGAGTTGGAAGAATTCAGAATCAGATGGTACGGACTGGAAGAGCTGCGGCTCCAGCTTGAAAAACTGGGATTTGTCGATGTATCCTTTTCTGCAGATTATGACTACGGAAAAACACCTCAAAAAGGCACCGGAATGATCACAGTTGAAGCGGTGAAACCGGGAGAATAG